One Candidatus Bathyarchaeota archaeon genomic window, AACTGCTAGCAAGCGAAGGATACCGACAATTTCTCTTCGTAGACGACAGCTTCACCATAAACCAGAAAAGAACCACTAAACTCTGCAAAAGAATCATCAAAGAAAAGCTAGATGTTGAGTGGATTTGTGAAGGGAGAGTAAACCACGCATCTTACGAGTCAATGCGGTCGATGGTGAAAGCAGGCTGCAAGATTATTTACTTTGGCGTAGAGAGCGCAACTCAGAGAATCTTAGACTACTACCAGAAACAAATAACCCCACAACAATCTAGAAAAGCCGTGAAAACGGCTAGAAAAGCTGGAATGGACATAATTGTCGGCTCCTTCATTGTAGGTGCCCCAACAGAAACAAGACAAGAGATAGAAAGCACCCTTAAATTCGCACAAGAAGTCCCCCTCGACATCCCCCAATACAACGTTTTAGGCGTATTCCCAGGCATGGCCCTCTGGGACGAATTCAATGCAAAAGGATACCTAACCAAAGAACAGGAAGAGCAACACTGGGAGATGGGCGTCGCCGTCGCCAACGTTCATCCAGATACCGTGCCCTACGAGGAAATAAAGTACTTAATCCGCCACTACTACCGCCAATTCTTCATACAACGCCCAGACTTTCTCTTGGCACAATTGGCGCGAACAATGAGAAGTCCCTTCAGGTTTGGTATCATAAAAGCAAATGTAACCCGAATCGGCAGCATCACAAGAGGGTGGAAAGACCTTGTCGCCTTCGAAGGCGAAGAACAGTGTACGATAGAAGCTTAGCGGACCAGTTCCCGCCTCTTCCAGCGTAAATTTTTACTTCTACATTTTCTGCATTTAACAGCTGTAGGTGCGTTACGCGCGCCGCATTTTCGACAAATCTTCATGTGAAGCCTATGACGTTGAGCAATAGCTTTCTTCTGTAAATCAGTTACAGGCAATGGTTAATTCTCCTCGTCTATTTCACGTCTCAAGCACGGTAGCCATAAATATACTTTGCTGTAGTCTTTTGAAGATTTCCAGCTACTTTCGTTTTCTAAAGATTTTGCAGTTATCAATGCGCGCTAGTCTCTTTCCTAAGTTTTATGCTCGTAAAACCTTCACTCATTTCCATGCTCCCCAAATCTGCGACGTACATTATAGGATTTCATGGAGCATAAGCATTACGCTTTTTCTGAGTTTATCGTGGCCTTATTAAACTAGTTACGAAAATCTATGGACATTACCAGAAACACCTAGAAAAAACAGAGTTCTGCATGTACTCCGCAAGTTTATCTAATCGTGTGAATTATTCCCTTTGGTGTCTAGATTACCGGTTTATTGCATTGTCTCATTGTGGCGCGCGCGCGCGATAGAAGTAGGGCAGAGCCTTAGTTCGGAATTATTAATGGGCTGCTACATGCTCCAATCTTTGCAGTTAAGTTGGCACTGAAATATAGGCATGCTCGTTGATACCTTTCATGATTATTCGGCAACCACATTCTCCAAAGGATTCCTGAAGTCGCATACAGTAGTTACTCAAAAAGTTGGGACCATTTCGTCCTCACGTAACAAGTGAACTTTTTCATACGCAGGAGCAACATGCGCGTGCACGTGAACAAAAATTGTGTGACATTTTATTTAGACTGTGTTTCGTTCAACAGCCTTCTTTCACCTTTAATGTTTTGAATATCTGTAATGTCCTGAGTTACTTCGACGCATCCCACATATTCGCCATTTTGGTTTCGCACAGGAAAATATCGTATGTAGATTTTTCTCTGATTCAATTCTATCCAGAAGTCCGCCGATTTCCTTCTACTTTTCTTTAGGTCGTCCAGTACTTGGCTGACTATGTGGACGCTTTTTGGAGGGTGGCATTGTTGAACCTTGCGGCCAATTACTGCTTTTGTTCGGGGGAAAACTCGCCCTTCAGCTTTATTGAAGTAACGAACAGTGTCCTCTGCATCTACAAAACTTATGTCTACAGGTAAGGCGTTAAGCACCGCTTCTATCTCCTCTTTTGTCAAGCTTCCAGTTTCAAAATTAATAGCTCCTTTTTCTAGTGTCGACTTTAGCTCTTCTTTTTTCACTTCTTCTTCACCAACTTTCTCATATTTAGGCGTAAAACAACAATAACCAAGTTCATCACATTGCTCTCTTATATCTTTCCACTCTTCAGCTTTTATTGTTCGCTGAGCAACGGGGTAAAGAATATGGTTTTCCTTGTAGATGTGATTTGACAGTTCGTCGGTGATGTAGCTTCCAGTGTCTGCTAACTGCTTTTTGAAATCCTGAAAACTGAGTGTGCCAAGTACTCTCATTAATTCAAGAAGTTGCTTCTTCTTCTCCTTCAACTCGTTGTGTTCAGCCCACATTATTGCCGGTGGCTCAGTTATGCCATGTTTTTGAAGGTAAGGAAAGAGAACGTTCTCTTCTCTTACGTTGTGTTTTTCCACCTCCATGAGGTGTTCAGCAATGTGTTTCAACTTGTGCATTTCTCGGTCAACTTCCTCAAAACTCTCCGCATCGCTGACTTTTTGAATGATGTTCTTAAGTTCTTCTAGGTGCTGGAGAATTATTTTGTGCTCTTCCATAAAAACGTGGATCGGATGATCCGTTGGAACCTCAACTGTTTGTTTGTTGAGGGATTCTCTGAAAATCGCTAGGTGTACGCTGCAAAGTTTGCGTATTTCTTCTCTAGGCATTCCTTCATTTACAAGTTCTTGCTCTAGCTTTGCTATTTCTGTTGGGCCAACGTTTCTTAGGATACTCCTGAATTTTGTCTTAACTTCTTCAGGGTTCTTTCCTTCACGTATCTGTTTGATTAAATCTCTGATCAGTTCTTTGGAGGTTGTTTTTGCTTTGGGATTATTTAACTCTTCTTTGTCTACCATTTTAACTCACTCTCTCTTTAATGGCGACTCAAATACAGCGAGCTTGCCGTCTCCCTTTTATTACGTTCCTTTAAGTGCCTTGTTGTTAGACATTCCCCTCTTGTGGGGCAATATTTCTTTGCGTGATGAGAGAATATTTTGAATATCGGCTCCATTGTTTCTTTGTTTAAGGCGTAGATTCGTTCCTTTTTTCGTTTTTCTGAGAAGACAAACTTGCATCTCTCTAAGGGTCGGAGGTTGTGCGAAATCATGCTTTGTTCCTGGTTGAGAGCTTCAGCAATTTCAGTTACGTTTCTTGGTCTTTTTTTTAGAAGTTCGAGAATTGCCAGTCGTGTCGGATTGGATAGTGTAGAAAAGAATAGGTGGCATGTCTCGCTTAAGTCTTGTTTCATCTTCTTCTCACTCAGAGCTTATAGATGACATATTTTTCATATGAAATAAACGTCATTCTTATATTTAAGCTTTCCCGCTCACACCGTCCCAGCTAAAAACTCCGCAATGTCACTCGGTCTTGCAGCAACCTTTACTCCAGCAGCCCTAAACGCTTCAATCTTGCCTGCCGCAGTCCCCGCCTTACCCATAACAATGGCGCCCGCATGTCCCATACGTTTCCCCGAAGGTGCCGTACGTCCAGCAACAAACGCCACTACACGCTTCGGATACTTCATCGTAGCAACATACTCTGCCGCTTGCTCCTCAGCATTACCACCAATCTCACCTATTAAAACTACAGCCTTTGTCTGACGGTCTCCCTCAAACATTTTTAACGCATCCACAAAACTCAAACCCACAATTGGGTCGCCTCCTAACCCGAAGCAAGTGGACTGCCCCAAACTATGCTTTGTCAGTTCAGCCGCAATCTCGTAGGTCAAGGTTCCACTTCGAGAAGCAATACCCACAACACCATGCTTGAAAATGTGGGCAGGCATTATTCCCAGTTTACATTCACCGGGGGTGATAACGCCAGGAGTGTTAGGGCCAATAACGGTTACGCCTTGTTGTTTTGCGTAAGCCATGATCTGGATGGAGTCTCTTATGGGAATGTGCTCCGTGATTATTATTACAGCCTTTATGTTAGCATCCATAGCTTCTAGTGCCGCTTCTGCCGCAAAGGGTGCGGGAACAAAAATTATGGATGCATTTGCGTCATGCCGCAGAACAGCTTCCTTAACGGTGTCGTAAACTGGAACGCCGAGGACTTTTACTCCACCTTTGCCGGGGGTTACTCCTGCAACAATCTTGGTTCCATAGTCTAGCATTAAGCGGGTGTGAAAACTGCCTTGCGTACCAGTAATGCCCTGCACAACAGCTCTCGTATCTTTCCCAACAATAATTCCCATCCTGTTTTCACGCTCCCTTGGACATTTCCACTGCTTTTTTCGCGGCTTCCTCCATACTATCTAGAACATGAATTCCAGCTTCTACTAGTATGCGGCGACCTTCTTCCTCATTTGTGCCCACCAACCGTATCACTATAGGTTTTATGAAGTCGGCTTTCTTCTTTGCCCCCAAGATTCCTCTAGCAACGTCGTCGCAACGGGTGATGCCCCCCAAAATGTTAATGAAAACTATAGATGCTTGGGGATCTACTAAGAGAATGTTGAGAGCCTTCACTATTTGCTCTTCAGAAGCACCTCCGCCAACATCAAGGAAGTTAGCGGGTTTGCCGCCGTAAAGCTGCACGGCGTCTAGGGTAGCCATCACTAAGCCTGCTCCATTTCCCATTATGCCAATATTGCCATTCAGCTTCACATAAGCCAAACCTGCTTTTCGAGCATCTATTTCTTCAGGCGTCAGTTCAGTCTTGTCTTCTGAAAGCAACCGAGCCTTATATTGAGGATGACGGAAAAGAGCGTTATCGTCGATTATAATTCGAGCGTCCGCTGCAACAAACTGTCCATCAATGGCTTCAACTATGGGGTTCATTTCAATTAGTTCAGCGTCATACTCCATGGTAACCTTGTAAAGTTTTTGAAATATCGTTGCAAGCTTTAACATTGATTTTCCCGAGTACCCCATCTTGCCTGCCATCTGCCGGGCATGATAACTTCGAAAGCCTAGAACTGGGTCAATAAACATTTTGATTATCTTTTCAGGTGTCTTGGCTGCGACCTCTTCTATGTCCACCCCCCCTGCAGTAGATGCGACGGCCACATAGCAGCATCGAGAGCGGTCGATTGTGATACCGAAGTAAACCTCCTTTTTCACTTTTACTTTTTCCTCTATCCAGACGCTTCTAACATTTAGACCATTTATTTCCATGCTTAAAATTCTCGCAGCAATCCCCTCAAGTTCTTCCAACGTGTTGGCAAACTGGATTCCGCCGGCTTTGCCTCTCCCAGCAACAAGCACTTGAGCTTTGACAGCATAAGGAGCATTTAGCTGAGAAGCAGCTTCCTTTGCTTGGGTTGGAGAGGTGGCTAATTCACCACGCGGGATAGGAATTTCATATTTTGCTAGAATTGTTTTTGCTTCATGCTCAAAGAGTTTCATGAAGG contains:
- a CDS encoding DUF438 domain-containing protein, giving the protein MVDKEELNNPKAKTTSKELIRDLIKQIREGKNPEEVKTKFRSILRNVGPTEIAKLEQELVNEGMPREEIRKLCSVHLAIFRESLNKQTVEVPTDHPIHVFMEEHKIILQHLEELKNIIQKVSDAESFEEVDREMHKLKHIAEHLMEVEKHNVREENVLFPYLQKHGITEPPAIMWAEHNELKEKKKQLLELMRVLGTLSFQDFKKQLADTGSYITDELSNHIYKENHILYPVAQRTIKAEEWKDIREQCDELGYCCFTPKYEKVGEEEVKKEELKSTLEKGAINFETGSLTKEEIEAVLNALPVDISFVDAEDTVRYFNKAEGRVFPRTKAVIGRKVQQCHPPKSVHIVSQVLDDLKKSRRKSADFWIELNQRKIYIRYFPVRNQNGEYVGCVEVTQDITDIQNIKGERRLLNETQSK
- the sucC gene encoding ADP-forming succinate--CoA ligase subunit beta; translation: MKLFEHEAKTILAKYEIPIPRGELATSPTQAKEAASQLNAPYAVKAQVLVAGRGKAGGIQFANTLEELEGIAARILSMEINGLNVRSVWIEEKVKVKKEVYFGITIDRSRCCYVAVASTAGGVDIEEVAAKTPEKIIKMFIDPVLGFRSYHARQMAGKMGYSGKSMLKLATIFQKLYKVTMEYDAELIEMNPIVEAIDGQFVAADARIIIDDNALFRHPQYKARLLSEDKTELTPEEIDARKAGLAYVKLNGNIGIMGNGAGLVMATLDAVQLYGGKPANFLDVGGGASEEQIVKALNILLVDPQASIVFINILGGITRCDDVARGILGAKKKADFIKPIVIRLVGTNEEEGRRILVEAGIHVLDSMEEAAKKAVEMSKGA
- a CDS encoding B12-binding domain-containing radical SAM protein, with translation MKFAFISPGANEELSLTEKSKVIGSWPPLGILYVATILRNEGVEVAVLDQAAVGYSIEQTARWVEKQDPDILGFSALASSGKTAARIAQKAKQYNPDIKTVFGNYYATFNHKRILTTYPQADIIVRGEGEETTKELVKTIEKKRSLKKVRGITFRQKNKIITTPDRPLIKNIDELPIPDRTLLNVEYHSTLVGAIGAPKKFTTLLSSRGCPYHCRFCGCQKIAHGTWRPRSAEKTFEELQLLASEGYRQFLFVDDSFTINQKRTTKLCKRIIKEKLDVEWICEGRVNHASYESMRSMVKAGCKIIYFGVESATQRILDYYQKQITPQQSRKAVKTARKAGMDIIVGSFIVGAPTETRQEIESTLKFAQEVPLDIPQYNVLGVFPGMALWDEFNAKGYLTKEQEEQHWEMGVAVANVHPDTVPYEEIKYLIRHYYRQFFIQRPDFLLAQLARTMRSPFRFGIIKANVTRIGSITRGWKDLVAFEGEEQCTIEA
- the sucD gene encoding succinate--CoA ligase subunit alpha, with the protein product MGIIVGKDTRAVVQGITGTQGSFHTRLMLDYGTKIVAGVTPGKGGVKVLGVPVYDTVKEAVLRHDANASIIFVPAPFAAEAALEAMDANIKAVIIITEHIPIRDSIQIMAYAKQQGVTVIGPNTPGVITPGECKLGIMPAHIFKHGVVGIASRSGTLTYEIAAELTKHSLGQSTCFGLGGDPIVGLSFVDALKMFEGDRQTKAVVLIGEIGGNAEEQAAEYVATMKYPKRVVAFVAGRTAPSGKRMGHAGAIVMGKAGTAAGKIEAFRAAGVKVAARPSDIAEFLAGTV
- a CDS encoding 50S ribosomal protein L40e, which produces MPVTDLQKKAIAQRHRLHMKICRKCGARNAPTAVKCRKCRSKNLRWKRRELVR